The Acidobacteriota bacterium genome contains a region encoding:
- a CDS encoding 4a-hydroxytetrahydrobiopterin dehydratase, with product MRPTPKTPPTPAAHPLTPTGYYQLVWESGLAALPGPGDLPSYLKPERIQKSLTAGLPKLVAFAAEKADLPGDSLKPERIQKNATATRPQPADSSDEPEASTAPEEAAVLDVEAVMEHLDSLPDWHLANYNRSLVKGFVRQDSGAANEFAAFAAGVCQAAGLAPAFAVALNTVWVVLTDPLAGGITEAAVAVAERLELAAGEDFR from the coding sequence ATGCGCCCTACTCCCAAGACTCCACCCACCCCGGCCGCGCACCCCTTGACGCCTACGGGCTACTACCAACTTGTGTGGGAGAGCGGCCTGGCCGCGCTGCCCGGCCCCGGCGATCTGCCGAGCTACCTGAAACCCGAACGCATCCAGAAGAGCCTCACCGCCGGCCTGCCGAAGCTGGTGGCCTTTGCCGCCGAGAAGGCGGATCTCCCCGGAGACAGCCTGAAGCCGGAACGCATCCAGAAGAACGCCACCGCCACCCGGCCGCAGCCGGCCGACAGCAGCGACGAGCCGGAGGCCTCCACCGCCCCGGAGGAGGCGGCCGTGCTCGATGTGGAAGCGGTGATGGAGCATCTGGACAGCCTGCCGGACTGGCACCTGGCGAACTACAACCGCTCGCTGGTGAAGGGCTTCGTGCGGCAGGACTCCGGTGCCGCCAACGAATTCGCCGCCTTCGCCGCCGGGGTGTGCCAGGCCGCTGGACTGGCGCCGGCTTTCGCGGTGGCCTTGAACACCGTGTGGGTGGTACTGACGGATCCGCTGGCCGGCGGCATCACTGAGGCGGCGGTGGCGGTGGCCGAGCGGCTGGAGCTGGCCGCCGGGGAGGACTTCCGGTGA